GGCGATTTCTCAAAGTAGACTAGGTCCATGGCAGAGGGGGGTTTGTGGGCTGGGTTCTCAGGTTCCAGATGTCGTGGGTCAGCTCTGTGTGAGGCACGGTTGCTTCCCTTGTTAGCGTAAACAACCCTGGAGGCACCGTCAAACCGGTCCTTAAGGAAGTCTCCAACTGTGCGGAAGCTTGGCAGGCGCATCCAACAGGTACGTACAGTGCAGGAGCCGGACATGCCATGGCACTTACACTCTTGTCGCATCTCTGCTGAGACGGTCTGCAGTGAGGGAGAACAAAACAAACTGATGAAACTTACAAAGTCAAGAAATCAGAATTACCCTTTAAGCATGTGGGCATTCAAACAGGTGAAGCACGTCTGAGTGTCTTACCATTCTGCCAGCCTCATTGTTGTGTAGGTTGGTGAGGTAGCGCAGATCTCTGCCTCTCTCACTGGAGTCCACAAACTCCCTACTGAACATCCGTCCAAAGTCCACATTATCGCTGCAGCCCCCCCAGTGCCAGTCTGGCCCTCCAGGACCTCTGCGTCGGTAATCACATGTGCATGACTCTATAGCCCCTTCTGAGCAGGAGCGAGCCACAGCATGGGTCACCCCTGCGCTGGTAATGGCAAATACAAATGCTGTTTCTCGGCAAcctgaaaaaacaacagtgaatcCCTACATCAGATCCTGATTCAACCATTAAACCTTTGCCAATATTGCCCAAAATTACAAGATATTTGCAGACAAAGCCATGTTGATGTGGACTAAAGATTCCATTACAGTCTGCCCAAATTGTCCAGACATTGCCTGGTAAGAAAGGCGAGAGACTCACCACGGTTGACAATTTTGCCAAAAACTGCCGGGCTGTGGGTGGTCGGGCAGTTCCAGCGCCGGTTGCGGAACTGCCACTTGCACTCCTTTATGGCGGTGTGCAGCCCAGCAGCGATGGCATGCAAGATGCCAGGATTCTGCCGAATCAGCCGGCGTTGGCGTCGACTCAGTAGGGCCAGGCTCGGGTCCAGGACCAACTGCACGTTCTTGGAATTAGTGAGGAGGTTGGATGAGGAGGCCACATTGACAATGCCCCTGGCACAAGGAGAGGacaaaggaaatcagaatcAAGGAGCTGGAAGTTTATGCTGGCAGTAGAAGAGGATCCTTCTGTGACCCTCTTAAACGGATGTTTCTTGGCATGTCATGAGTGTCTGCATTCAAGAGAACAGCTCTTAGAAAGCTCAACAATTACACATAGAAAGACGGCAAGAGAAGGAACCAGTCCAAGGGTAGAAGGACACATTTTCAGTTTGGCAAAGCAtactttttatctctttattaTTACTTGGATCAAAACCAGATGGGCCACACTCATAAAGAAAATATGACAccatattctattttttaagattgtttttggcctttattgTGTTAGGACATCTGAATGAGACAGGAAATATCgaaggagagagtggggaagacatgcaccaaaccaCTGAGAGTGGTAATCGATTCTGcgaccagtgcattgaggactatagcctctctatatgggcacctgctctgCACCTGTGACGccatatatttttaatatctgtGTGGCTGTATTCTGGATGCGAGGGTATCACACAGTATGATGCTAAATCTgactttgacagaaaaaaaaatcccacgtCAGAGTCTCATATTTGTGCTATGCTTTAAGTATTCTTGACCTGAGTGGTCTCAAGCTTTCTGAGAGTAAGAAGCTCCAATCTTACCAACAAACATGAGTGCTAAAATATGCATGCATCTTCCtacaaaagctaaaaaaaatgtaggCTAATGTGAC
This window of the Cheilinus undulatus linkage group 11, ASM1832078v1, whole genome shotgun sequence genome carries:
- the wnt1 gene encoding protein Wnt-1, coding for MRSLALLLGVKAACILLVSSLSGTVAVNNSGRWWGIVNVASSSNLLTNSKNVQLVLDPSLALLSRRQRRLIRQNPGILHAIAAGLHTAIKECKWQFRNRRWNCPTTHSPAVFGKIVNRGCRETAFVFAITSAGVTHAVARSCSEGAIESCTCDYRRRGPGGPDWHWGGCSDNVDFGRMFSREFVDSSERGRDLRYLTNLHNNEAGRMTVSAEMRQECKCHGMSGSCTVRTCWMRLPSFRTVGDFLKDRFDGASRVVYANKGSNRASHRADPRHLEPENPAHKPPSAMDLVYFEKSPNFCSYNGKTGTLGTSGRTCNSSSPGLDGCELLCCGRGYKTRTESVTERCHCTFHWCCHVSCLNCTSTRTLHQCL